In Papaver somniferum cultivar HN1 chromosome 1, ASM357369v1, whole genome shotgun sequence, a genomic segment contains:
- the LOC113340643 gene encoding uncharacterized protein LOC113340643 produces the protein MGPNLFVFKFSTDKEQIEIMKKAPWTVKGYLLAMEIYNPKVPLADAKIIYQNWTVKFRNLQLEHLNVSLIDEIIQDLGEKFAIDPPNAHPRISIMVKARIQMNLTSPVKRGAWLRTTSRGEAWVKYHWEKKPYHICDQCWMVNHSDDNCEKVALQQQLDSMSQRSMKYGVWNKKIMKWKLLLMVIRVPLCRIQVPI, from the coding sequence ATGGGTCCTAACCTTTTTGTTTTCAAGTTCAGCACAGACAAAGAACAAATAGAAATAATGAAGAAAGCTCCTTGGACTGTGAAAGGGTACTTACTTGCTATGGAAATCTACAATCCCAAAGTTCCATTGGCTGATGCAAAGATCATTTATCAAAACTGGACGGTCAAGTTTAGGAATCTCCAGTTGGAACATCTAAACGTGTCGCTGATAGACGAAATCATTCAAGATTTGGGAGAAAAATTTGCGATTGATCCTCCAAATGCTCATCCTAGGATTAGTATAATGGTGAAGGCCAGAATTCAAATGAACTTAACATCTCCAGTGAAGAGAGGTGCTTGGTTGAGAACAACATCTAGAGGAGAAGCTTGGGTTAAATATCACTGGGAAAAGAAACCATATCATATATGTGATCAATGTTGGATGGTTAATCATTCAGATGATAATTGTGAGAAAGTTGCACTACAACAACAACTTGATTCAATGTCCCAGAGGAGTATGAAATATGGAGTCTGGAACAAGAAGATTATGAAGTGGAAGCTGCTGCTGATGGTGATTCGGGTGCCCCTATGTCGAATACAGGTGCCAATATAG